The Mycolicibacterium aichiense region GGCGGCAGCACCCAGGTGTTCACGGTCCCTCCGCTGCAGCGGGCTGCGCTGAACGTCCCCAATACCGGCACCTACAACTTCACCGCCATGACGCGTCCGGCGTCCGGTCCGGCCACCAACCTGTCGGTGGGCAGCTTCTCTGGCGGCGGCTACCAGCCGGGCCCCGGCCAGCCGCCGCCGCAGAAGCCGGCGCCGGTGAACACTCAGAAGAACGTGCTGGTTCAGGTCAAGTTCGACCGGGGACAGTCCGAACCGTTCCGGGTGTCGTCGCTCACCGACCTGGGCAAGGATCCGGCCGTCAACAACACCACCAAGGTGCTGCTCGACGAGGAGGTCCCGGCCTGGGGCGAATGGTCGAAGACCGACAAGGGCGACGCACTGTTCGTCATCAACCAGACGCAGCTGCTTCCCGGCATTCAGCGCCCGGCCCAGGAGCCGCTGCCCGGCTACAACGTGAAGCTCACCGCCGCGTCACACTCGACGTCGTGGATCGACAAGAACCGGACCGTCCTGATCAGTGTGGCCGTCGCGGCCGGCGTACTGGCACTGGCCGTGGTCGGGTTCATGGTGGTTTCGCGGCGCCGCGGCACCGGCGGGTGATCGAGGGTTAGTCTCGTCGGCTATGAGTGATCTGCCGTCGCAATGGACCCATGAGCCGCGCAAGGTCCTCCGGTTCAGTCCGGGTGACAAGGTGGCCGACATCGACACCGATTCGACCCCGGGTTACTCCGACGGCAAGGACGGCTCGGAAGAGCTGCAGGACGAACGCAACGAGCGGTTCGCCGGCCTGCAGGAGATGCTCTACGCCAACGGTCGCGCCGGCGACAACCGCTCACTGCTGCTCGTCCTGCAGGGCATGGACACCGCGGGCAAGGGCGGCACCGTCAAACACGTTGTCGGAGCGGGTAATCCGCAGGGTATCCACTACACGAGCTTCGGCGTGCCGTCCGAGGAGGAGCGCGCCCACCACTACCTGTGGCGCGTTCGCAAAGCGCTGCCCGCGGCAGGCAACATCGGGGTGTTCGACCGGTCTCACTACGAGGACGTCCTGGTCGTGCGGGTGCACGAACTGGTTCCACGCGACGTCTGGGAGCCGCGCTACGACGAGATCAACGCTTTCGAGAAGGAGCTCGTCGACTCCGGGACCACCATCGTCAAGTGCGCGATGTTCGTCTCCCTCGACGAGCAGAAGCGGCGGCTCTCCGAACGCCTCGAACGGCCGGACAAATATTGGAAGTACAACCCGGGCGATGTCGCCGAGCGCAAGCTGTGGCCGGCGTACCAAGAGGCCTATCAGGCGATGCTCGACCGGACCTCGACCGACTACGCCCCGTGGTTCGTCATCCCCTGCGACAAGAAGTGGTACTCCCGGCTGGCCATCAACGAGCTGTTGATCGAGGCGCTCAAGGGAATGAAGCTGGAGTGGCCGCCCGCCGACTTCGACGTCGAGGCGGAGAAGAAGAAACTGGCGGAGGCTTAAGCCGGCCTGAGCCTTAGCCCTTGACCAGGGTGAACTGGCCGATGTTGGTGATGCCGCGGCGGAAGAAGTCCGCGCAGCCGGTCAGGTACTTCATGTACCGGTCGTAGATTTCCGTCGACGTGATCGCGACGGCCTCGTCCCGGTTGGCGACCAGCTTGGCCGCCCACATGTCCAGCGTGCGGGCATAGTGATGCTGCAGCAGGTGAATGCGCTCGAGGGTGAAGCCCGAATCGAGGGCAAGCTGCTCGATGTCCTCCACGGCGGGCAACCGTCCGCCCGGGAAGATCTCCTGCTCGATGAACTTCATGAACTTCAGGTCGCTGATCGTGACCTTGATCCCGTTGTCCCGGAAGAACTTCTGGGTGTGCGCCAAAATCGTGTGGAGCAACATGCGGCCGTCGTCGGGAAGCAGCTCGTAGGCCTTCTGGAAGAACAGCGGGTAGCGCTCGACCTTGAACGCCTCGAACGCTCCGATGCTCACGATGCGGTCGACCGGCTCGTCGAACTCTTCCCAGCCTTGCAGCCGCACCTCGATCGAGCGGTTGGTGTCGAGCTTGGCAAGGCGCTTACGGGCGAACTCCGACTGGTTTTTGCTCAGCGTGATCCCGATGACGTTGACGTCGTACTTCTGCACCGCCATCTCCAGGGCCCCGCCCCAGCCGCATCCGACGTCGAGCAGTGTCATGCCGGGCTGCAGGTTGAGCTTGGCCAACGCGAGGTCGAACTTGGCGGCCTGGGACTCGTCGAGCGTCATGTCGTCGCGCTCGTAGTAGCCGCAGGTGTAGCCCATGGTCGGGCCCAGGAACAGGGCGAAGAAGTCGTCTGAGACGTCGTAGATGGATTGTGATTCCTCGTAGTAAGGAGTCAGATCCGTATCCACATCGACCATCGACAGCTACCTCCAACGCTTGTGTGCACGGTCGGTTGCCGCGGAATGCGATGTTGCTGCGCGGCCCCCCGACCAAACCCAGGAGCCTAGCCAATCAACGAAGGAAATGCACAAGCGGCGGGCGAGGCGGCGCGCTCAGTAGCTGTAGAACCCCTGGCCGGATTTTTTACCGAGCTGTCCTGCCTCGACCATGCGCAGCAACAATGGCGGCGGCGCGTAGTGCGCGTCCTTGAGTTCGTCGTACATCGAGTCGGCGATGAGCTTCATGGTGTCCAGGCCGATCAGGTCCGACAGACGCAGTGGTCCCATCGGGTGCGAGAGGCCCGCGACGATTGCCGTGTCGACGTCCTCGATGGTGGCCACGCCGGCCTCGACCATGCGGATGGCGGACAGCAGGTAGGGCACCAGCAGGGCGTTGACGACGAACCCGGAGCGGTCGCCGCAGCGCACCACCTTCTTGCCGAGCACCTCACCGGCGAACTGCTCCACCCTGGCTATGGCGTCCTCGGAGGTGACCAATGTGTTGACCAATTCGACGAGCGGCAGCACCGGAACCGGGTTGAAGAAGTGCAGGCCCAGCACCCGGCTCGGATTCTTGGTCGCCGCAGCGATTTTCATGATCGGGATGCTCGAGGTGTTGGACGCGAGCACGGCGTCGGGGTCGGTGATGAGCTCGTCGAGTTGGGCGAAGATCTTGCCTTTGACGGCCTCGTCTTCGACGACGGCTTCGATCACCAACTGGCGATCAGACAGGCCGGCGAGATCGGTGGTGAACGTCAGTCGGGCCAGCGTCGCGTCGCGATCGGCTTCGGAGAGCTTGCCCTTGCTCGTCGCGCGCTCGAGCGAGGAGGTGACGCGGTCACGTCCGGCGTTGATCAATGCGTCGGTCGGCTCGTAGACGACGACGTTCGCGCCCGCCTTGGCACACACCTCGACGATGCCCGAGCCCATCTGCCCGGCTCCGACCACACCTACTCGTTCAATGCTCTTCTGGCTGCTCACTTCGTCTCCTCACGCATCAGGCCCCGCCCAATATAAGGACGGGGCCTGATGTCAGCTCTCAGGGGCCGCTGATCTAGTGGAACTGTCCCTCTTCGGTCGAGCCCGCGAGCGCGGTGGTCGACGAGGTGGGGTCCACGGTGGTGGCGATCCGGTCGAAGTAACCGGCGCCGACCTCACGCTGGTGCTTGGTGGCCGTGTAGCCGCGCTCCTCGGCGTCGAACTCGCGCTCCTGCAGCTCGACGTAGGCACTCATCTGGTTGCGGGCGTAGCCGTAGGCCAGATCGAACATCGAGTAGTTCAGGGCGTGGAAGCCGGCCAGCGTGATGAATTGGAACTTGAAGCCCATCGCGCCGAGCTCCTTCTGGAACTTCGCGATGGTCGCGTCGTCCAGGTGCTTGCGCCAGTTGAACGACGGCGAGCAGTTGTAGGCCAGCATCTGGTCCGGGAACTCGCTCTTGACGCCCTCGGCGAACTTGGCTGCCAGCTCCAGGTCCGGGGTGCCGGTCTCCATCCAGATCAGGTCGGAGTACGGCGCGTAGGCCTTGGCGCGGGCGATGCACGGCTCCAGGCCGTTCTTCACCCGGTAGAAGCCCTCGGCGGTGCGCTCACCGGTGACGAACGGCTTGTCGCGGTCATCCACGTCGGAGGTGATGAGCGTGGCGGCCTCGGCGTCGGTGCGGGCGATGACCACGGTCGGCACGTCGGCGACGTCGGCCGCGAGGCGGGCCGAGGTCAGGGTGCGGATGTGCTGCTGGGTCGGGATCAGCACCTTGCCACCGAGGTGGCCGCACTTCTTCTCCGACGCCAGCTGGTCTTCCCAGTGCGAACCGGCAACACCGGCGGCGATCATCGCCTTCTGCAGCTCGTAGACGTTCAGCGCGCCACCGAAGCCGGCCTCGCCGTCGGCGACGATCGGAGCGAGCCAGTTCTCGATCGAGGTGTCACCCTCGACCTTGGCGATCTCGTCGGCACGCATGAGCGCGTTGTTGATGCGGCGCACGACCTGCGGCACCGAGTTGGCCGGGTACAGGCTCTGGTCCGGGTAGGTGTGGCCGGACAGGTTCGCGTCACCGGCGACCTGCCAGCCTGACAGGTAGATGGCCTTCAGGCCGGCGCGGACCTGCTGGACCGCCATGTTGCCGGTCAGTGCACCGAGGGCGTTGACGAACTCCATGTCGTGCAGCTGGTTCCACAGCACCTCGGCGCCGCGGCGGGCCAGGGTGGCCTCCTCGACGACGCTGCCCTGCAGCGCGACGACGTCGGCCGGGGTGTAGGTACGGGTGATCCCTTTCCAGCGGGGGTTGGTGTCCCAGTCCTTCTGGATTTCTTCTGGGCTCTTCGGCTGGCCAACGTTGGACAGTGACATGGGCGCCTGCGCTCCTTCTTTGCATCGACTGGCCACCTTGACTTGGAGTGAACTGTTAACGTCAACGCGGCTTGGCTGGTGTGCTGATACGAGCATGCCTCGCACCATTAGCGCAGTTCAAGCCATTAAGAGTGCCAATTTTCGCCAAGCCGACTGGTAACTCTGCAAAGGTTGCGAAGGCAGCCAACAGCTGAACCGGTTCAGAAGTTACCGTCCAGTAGCAGATATCCGCTGGTCAGTACGCCCGTACTGTTAAGCGGAGATACTCAGAGCGCGAAGATCGATGCGACGGCTTTGACCTCGTCGCCCACCACGTATGTGAGCGTTCTAACAGTGCGGTCCGCGAGCTCTGGGCCGAATTTCTCGGTGGAGCCGGGCGGATACACGTGCAGCAAGATCTCGAGCTTGTCGCCGAAGGCGACCGGCGCATCGTGTTCGATGGTGACCCGCAGCGGTGATTCGAAGAGCTCCGGCTGCGGCGCCAGGAACTCCTCGACAACCTTCCAGTACACCGAGTTGTTGACATGGTCGAAGAGGTCGATGTCGCTGACGCGAATGGGGAAAGCGCGGATCTCGTTGGCGTCGTGCCGGGCGCCGGCGGTCAGATAGGCCTTCCAGCGCAGCCGTTTCACATCCGTGGTGCGCTGCAGGCCCTCCAGGAAGTCGTCGGCGATGCGGGCGGGCCCCTGGGTCTCTCGGTTGATGTTGATCCAGAAGGCCTCGGATTCAATAAGCCCGCCCTTGCGGCCGTCGATCCGGACCCGCATCTCACACCAGCGGTTCGATGTCCCCGAGCACCAGCGCCGCAGCCGCAGCATCTCCGGGTATTCGATCGGGCGGATGAGGTCGACCATGGTGCGCCGGACGATCCACAGCGGATGCGTTTCCTCGTGGCCCATCTCGCGGAGCTGATCCTGGCCGATGTCCTGGATATGGCGACAGGCGGCGTCCAGGCGCAACCGGCCGACGCGGTCGATATCGCCGACGCGCAGCGGCCATTCGCGGTCGAAGACATCGGGATGCGGATCGGGAACCGGCATCAACACCTTCGCCAGTCCGGTGTCGGTGGTGCTGGTGGTCATCTGGTCTGTCGTCCTCTCCCATCCCGTCCCAGCGCGATCATGCCAAAGGCCCTCCCGGATGCCAACCAAACTGCGTTGGCAACGCTGCGAAGCCTCCTTCGCAGCCGTGAGTAGGCTGGGCGCGTGGCCAAGACGTTTGTCGGCTCCCGGATACGACAGCTCCGCAGCGAACGCGGATTCAGCCAAGCCGCACTGGCACAGATGCTGGAGATCTCGCCCAGCTATCTCAACCAGATCGAGCATGACGTCCGGCCGCTGACCGTTGCAGTGCTGCTGCGCATCACCGAGGTGTTCGGGGTCGATGCCACGTTCTTCTCCTCGGAGGACGACACCCGGCTGGTGGCCGAGTTGCGTGAAGTGACCATGGATCGCGACCTCGATCTCGACGTGGACATGACCGAGGTCGCCGATATCGTCGGCACCCACCCGGCGATCGCCCGCGCGATCGTCAACCTGCATCGCCGCTACCGCATCACCACCGCGCAACTGGCGGCGGCCACCGAGGATCGGTTCAACCTCAACGCCGGGGGAAGCGGCTCGGCATCGATCTCCATGCCGCACGAGGAAGTCCGCGACTACTTCTACCAACGGCAGAACTATCTGCACGAACTCGACACCGCCGCTGAGGATCTCACCATCCGAATGCGGATGCACCGCGCCGAGCTGTCGCGGGAGTTGTCCGACCGCCTCACCATGGTGCACGGCGTGCACATCATCCGGCGTATCGACATGGGCGACACCGTGCTGCACCGTTACGACCCGGTGGCGCGCACTCTCGAGATCAGCAATCACCTGTCGTCGGGCCAGCAAGTCTTCAAGATGGCCACGGAGCTGGCGTACCTCGAATGTGGTGACCTGATCAACAAATTGGTCGACGAGGGCAAATTCACCAGCGAGGAGTCGCAAAAGCTGGCCCGGCTCGGCCTAGCCAGTTACTTCGCCGCAGCAACGGTGTTGCCCTACGGGCAGTTCCACAACATGGCCGAGAACTTCCGCTACGACATCGAACGGCTCTCGGCCTTCTATCAGGTCAGCTACGAAACGATCTGCCATCGGCTCTCGACGCTGCAGCGGCCGTCCATGCGCGGCGTCCCGTTCTCGTTCGTCCGGGTGGACAAGGCGGGGAACATGTCTAAGCGCCAGTCCGCCACGGGCTTTCACTTCTCCTCCGCCGGTGGCACCTGCCCGCTGTGGAACGTGTACGAGACGTTCTCGAACCCGGGCAAGATCCTGGTACAGATCGCCCAGATGCCCGATGGGCAGAACTACATGTGGGTGGCGCGCACGGTTGAACGGCGGGCATCGCGCTACGGTCAGCCGGTCAAGACCTTCGCGATCGGACTGGGCTGCGAGATGCGGCATGCCGGCCGGTTGGTTTACTCAAAGGGTCTTGATCTGTCATCAGACAGCGCGACACCGATCGGTGCGGGCTGCCGGGTGTGCGAACGGGACAACTGCCCGCAGCGGGCCTTCCCGGCATTGGGACGGGCGCTGGATCTCGATGAGCACCGCAGCACGGTGTCGCCCTATTTGGTCAAGGAGTCTTGATGGGTCAACGTATTCCGCCCGGGGACCGACGTGAGCTCGGCCTGCTCAACTGGGGCATCTCCCGGCTGGGTGCACGATCGATTCGCGCTCCGCACATGCACCTGTTCGAAGTCCTGGGCCGGCACAAGTTGCTGTTCCTGTCATTTCTGCCGTATTCCGGTGTGCTGCTGAATTGGGGCAAGCTGCCCAAGCGGGACAAAGAACTGGTGATCCTGCGCGTCGGTCACCTACGAAGTTCGGAGTACGAGCTTCAGCAGCACCGCAGGCTGGCTCGCAGCCGTGGCGTCGATTCGGTGTTGCAGGACAAGATCTTTGCGGGCCCGACGGCCGAGGGACTGACTGACCGGCAACGCTCGCTGCTGACGGCGGTGGACGAATTCATTCTCAATCGCGATCTGTCCGATGACACCTTCGCGACCCTGTCTACGCACTTGAGCCGCGAGCAGGTGATCGAATTCTGCGCGCTGGCAGGGCATTACGACGCGATTGCGGGGATTCTGGCCACGCTGCGGGTTCCGATGGACTTCCCCGACTAAGCGGGCTACCCCTTGTAGGGCTGGGCCTTGTGCATGACTTTTGCTTTCTCCGTCGCCAAGACCGACGGTGGAATCGTGGTGGTCACGGTATCGCCCTGAGTCATCGGGCCCGGCAGAATCGGCGCGGCGACCGGCGACGAATCCATCGGCACGCCGTCGTCGAACGCGACGGTCACTGCACCCATTGCGACCACGGCACTACCGCCGATCACTGCCATCAGCACTTTGGTGCTCAACACATTGCGCCACTCGGCCATGACGACATCCCCCCCGTTCACAGCCGGATCCTGTCTGACACCGGCTGTTAGGAAGTCGACACCGCGATGCTTGAGGCAGCCTTAAACGAACCTGCCGAACAGCTGGCAGAAACGTCTACAGGTAGGTGACCCCGAGAACGATCAGCGTGAAAATCACCGGTGAGACCGGCACGCAGCCCAGGAACGCCGCCCACACCATGCGCTTGCGCTGATACTCCCGCCACGCCAGGTAGCCGACGACCGCGGCGACCACGAGGATCACCGCCGACAAGATCAGCACCCAGAAGCTGACATCCTGCCCGTTGGTGGCCAACGAGATCCCGATCAACCACAGGATGTGGCCGAGCACTATTCCGCCGATACCGGCGATCAGCGTCGGTCTCAAAAGTTGATCATGTGGCCGGCGAGACCGTGGAAGCATTCCTGGAGTGCCTCCGACAGCGTCGGGTGGGTGTGCACATTGCGGGTCAGCTCGTTGACGGTCAGATCCCACTTCTGGGCCAGGGTCAGCTCCGGCAGGAGCTCCGAGACGTCGTGCCCGATCAGGTGGCCGCCGAGCAGTTCGCCGTACTTGGCATCGGCGATGACCTTGACGAAGCCGGTCGGGTCGCCCAGCCCGTGCGCCTTGCCGTTGGCGGTGAACGGAAACTTGGCCACCTTCACGTCGTAGCCCTCGTCGCGGGCCTGCTCCTCGGTGAGGCCGAAGCTGGCCACCTGCGGCTGGCAGAACGTGGCCCGGGGCAGCATCCGGTAGTCACCGAGCGCCAGCGTCTCGGCGCCGGCGATGGTCTCGGCGGCCACCACACCCATCGCCTCGGCGACGTGGGCCAGCTGCAGCTTGGCCGTGACGTCTCCGATCGCGTAGATGTGCGGGACGTTGGTGCGCATGTAGTCGTCGATGCCGATCGCCTTGCGGTCGGTCAGCTCGACGCCCGTCTTGTCGAGCCCGAAGCCTTCGACATTCGGCGCGAAACCGATGGCCTGCATCACCTTGTCGGCCTTGAGTTCCTCGGTCTTGCCGTCCTTGCTGACCACGACCGTCACTGTCGACCCGTCGTCGTCAATGGACTCGACCTTGGTGCCGGTGAGGATCTTGACGCCGAGTTTCTTGTACTGCTTCTCGATCTCCTTGGAGACCTCGGCGTCCTCGTTGGGCAACGCGCGCGGCAGGAATTCGACGATCGTGACGTCGACGCCGTAGTTCTTCATGACATAGGCGAACTCCATGCCGATCGCGCCGGCGCCGGCGATGATGATCGACTTGGGCAGCTCCCGGGACAGGATCTGCTCCTCGTAGGTGACGACGTTCTTCGACAGCGACGTGCCCGGAACCAGGCGGGTACTCGAGCCGGTCGCGATGATCGCGTTGTCGAACTCGACCTTCTCGGTGCCACCCTCGTTGAGGTCGACCTCGATGCTGTTCGGGCCGGTGAACTTCCCGTAGCCGTGGATCTCGGTGATCTTGTTCTTCTTCATCAGGAAGTGCACGCCGGCCACGCGGCCGTCGGCGACCTTGCGGCTGCGGTCGAAGGCGACTCCGTAGTCGAAGGTGGCCTCTCCGCTGATGCCGAACGTCTTGGCGTCCTTGGTGAAGATGTGGGCGAGTTCGGCATTGCGCAGCAACGCCTTCGACGGGATGCAGCCGACATTGAGGCAGACTCCGCCCCAATACTTGGGTTCGATGATGGCGGTGTTCAGTCCGAGCTGTGCCGCGCGGATCGCCGCGACGTATCCGCCGGGACCGGCTCCGACAACGACGACGTCATAGTGAGTCACGACCTCAGCCTATCGTCGGACGGGCGATCCATTCGAAGTAGTAGGCGCCATGTAGTAGCGCGGCGGTGGCCACCGAGGCCAGCGGCGCCGACATCAGCGCGATGGCCAGCGCCGTTACCGGTGGCCGGTTCTGCACCATCGAGACCAGCATGCTGGCGACCGAGCAGACGATCAGGTAGATGAGCACGCAGAACACCGCTGGGGTTTTCTGCAGCGAGGTGTACCACCAGAAGTAGAAGCCCAAGCCGGCGGCTGCGGCCAGGACCCATACCGCGGCGACGATGAACACGAACTGCCATCGCTTCACGTACTGGTAGCTGCCGGCGACGGCCGTCGGCGCGGGGGGCACGACCACCGGCTCGGCGTGCAGCGACCCCTCGACGCGATGCAGGAACGCGTCGGTGTCGAAGTTCTCCAACTCGCTGAAGGCGATGGATTCCTCCGAGACTTCCGCCTCGGGTTCGTCGGTCAGCGACCGGAGCGCGTGAGGGTGCGGGCCGGTGTCGAAGATCGGCGCGTGGTGGGGCTCGGTCGACGGGAGGGACGTTTTTTCAGCCATGGGACACCACCTGAACCAGAACCAGTGCCCCCAGCCATCCTGGCGCCATCGCCAGGATGAACGCCCCCACTGTCGTCATGGCGCGCCGGCGCGAGAACAGGATCAGCAGCATGCCGATGACGCTCGGAACAGCCACCACCAACCCGACCACCAGATCGGGGCGAACGGGTGTCTTGACCAGCAGGGTGGCCACGACCGCCGCAATGAGACCGGTCACGGTGCCCACCAGCAACGCACTTGTGAGCAGCCATGCCCGAGGCAGGGGTATCACCCTTATGAGGGTACGTGCAGTGACGCGGACTATTGCTGAACGACTCCGGCGCGCCGACCAGGGATTGCACACGCGTCTGCCGCTTCGATGACCACCAAATCGGTCCGTTCAGCCGGTCGTGCACCACGCTCGTAATCGGCTCCGGTCAGCGGAGAATCGCTGGCCAGCAACCGGTTTTCGGCATCGGTGAAGGCCCGTCCGCGACTCAGGAAGCGCATCCCCTCGGGGGCCTCCAGGCTGAAGCCGCCGCCGCGACCGGGGACGACGTCGATGACGAGCTGGGTGTGCTTCCAGGTCTCGAACTGCGGGCCGGAAATCCAGACCGGGGCACCTTCGAGCACGCCGAGCAGCACGTCACGGTCGCCGACGATGAAGTCGCCGTCGGGGTAACACATCGGCGACGACCCGTCGCAGCAGCCGCCGGACTGGTGAAACATCACCGGCCCGTGCCGCTGCTGCAGGCGGTGCAGAAGGTCGGCGGCCGCCGCGGTGATCAGTGCCCGCGGCGGCGCCTGCTGCGTCTCGTCATTCCGGCGCGGTTGCGTGCGCTGGGCGCTCGTTTGCGCGCCGAAGTCCGTCATCAGAAGAAGCCTTGGGCTTTGTTGGAGTAGGAGACGAGGAGGTTTTTGGTCTGCTGGTAGTGGTCGAGCATCATCTTGTGGTTCTCGCGGCCGATGCCGGATTGCTTGTAGCCGCCGAACGCCGCGTGCGCGGGGTAGGCGTGGTAGCAGTTGGTCCAGACCCGGCCGGCTTTGATGTCACGCCCGGCGCGGTAGGCGGTGTTGCCGTCCCGGCTCCACACTCCGGCACCCAGGCCGTAGAGGGTGTCGTTGGCGATGCGGATCGCGTCGTCGTAATCGGTGAACGACGTCACCGACACCACCGGGCCGAAGATCTCTTCCTGGAAGATCCGCATCGCGTTGTCGCCGGTGAAGATCGTCGGCTGCACGTAGTAACCGCCGTTGAGGTCTCCGCCGAGGTCGGCGCGCTCCCCGCCGGTGAGGATCTGGGCGCCTTCACTTTTGCCGATCTCGATGTAGGACAGGATCTTCTCCAGCTGATCGTTGGAGGCCTGCGCCCCGATCATCGTCTCGGTGTCGAGTGGATCGCCTTGGCGCACCGCCTTGGTACGGATCGCCGCCATGGCCAGGAACTCGTCGTAGATATCGGCCTGGATCAGGCTGCGCGACGGACACGTGCAGACCTCGCCCTGGTTGAGGGCGAACATCGTGAACCCCTCCAACGCCTTGTCCTGGTAGTCGTCGTTGGCGGCCATCACATCGGAGAAGAAAATGTTCGGGCTCTTGCCACCGAGCTCCAGGGTGACCGGGATCAGGTTCTGGGACGCGTACTGCATGATCAACCGGCCCGTGGTGGTCTCCCCGGTGAACGCGATCTTGGCGATCCGATTCGACGACGCCAACGGCTTGCCTGCCTCGACCCCAAACCCGTTGACCACGTTCAACACTCCGGCGGGTAACAGATCAGCGATCAACGACATCAGATACAGCACCGAGGCCGGGGTCTGCTCGGCAGGCTTGAGCACAATCGCATTACCGGCGGCCAGTGCCGGCGCCAGCTTCCACACCGCCATCAGGATCGGGAAGTTCCACGGAATGATCTGTCCCACCACACCCAGCGGCTCGTGGAAGTGGTAGGCGACAGTGTCCTCATCGATCTGGGACAAGG contains the following coding sequences:
- a CDS encoding acyl-[acyl-carrier-protein] thioesterase produces the protein MTTSTTDTGLAKVLMPVPDPHPDVFDREWPLRVGDIDRVGRLRLDAACRHIQDIGQDQLREMGHEETHPLWIVRRTMVDLIRPIEYPEMLRLRRWCSGTSNRWCEMRVRIDGRKGGLIESEAFWININRETQGPARIADDFLEGLQRTTDVKRLRWKAYLTAGARHDANEIRAFPIRVSDIDLFDHVNNSVYWKVVEEFLAPQPELFESPLRVTIEHDAPVAFGDKLEILLHVYPPGSTEKFGPELADRTVRTLTYVVGDEVKAVASIFAL
- a CDS encoding putative holin, which codes for MIPLPRAWLLTSALLVGTVTGLIAAVVATLLVKTPVRPDLVVGLVVAVPSVIGMLLILFSRRRAMTTVGAFILAMAPGWLGALVLVQVVSHG
- the lpdA gene encoding dihydrolipoyl dehydrogenase, translated to MTHYDVVVVGAGPGGYVAAIRAAQLGLNTAIIEPKYWGGVCLNVGCIPSKALLRNAELAHIFTKDAKTFGISGEATFDYGVAFDRSRKVADGRVAGVHFLMKKNKITEIHGYGKFTGPNSIEVDLNEGGTEKVEFDNAIIATGSSTRLVPGTSLSKNVVTYEEQILSRELPKSIIIAGAGAIGMEFAYVMKNYGVDVTIVEFLPRALPNEDAEVSKEIEKQYKKLGVKILTGTKVESIDDDGSTVTVVVSKDGKTEELKADKVMQAIGFAPNVEGFGLDKTGVELTDRKAIGIDDYMRTNVPHIYAIGDVTAKLQLAHVAEAMGVVAAETIAGAETLALGDYRMLPRATFCQPQVASFGLTEEQARDEGYDVKVAKFPFTANGKAHGLGDPTGFVKVIADAKYGELLGGHLIGHDVSELLPELTLAQKWDLTVNELTRNVHTHPTLSEALQECFHGLAGHMINF
- a CDS encoding DUF779 domain-containing protein, producing MTDFGAQTSAQRTQPRRNDETQQAPPRALITAAAADLLHRLQQRHGPVMFHQSGGCCDGSSPMCYPDGDFIVGDRDVLLGVLEGAPVWISGPQFETWKHTQLVIDVVPGRGGGFSLEAPEGMRFLSRGRAFTDAENRLLASDSPLTGADYERGARPAERTDLVVIEAADACAIPGRRAGVVQQ
- a CDS encoding polyphosphate kinase 2 family protein, which gives rise to MSDLPSQWTHEPRKVLRFSPGDKVADIDTDSTPGYSDGKDGSEELQDERNERFAGLQEMLYANGRAGDNRSLLLVLQGMDTAGKGGTVKHVVGAGNPQGIHYTSFGVPSEEERAHHYLWRVRKALPAAGNIGVFDRSHYEDVLVVRVHELVPRDVWEPRYDEINAFEKELVDSGTTIVKCAMFVSLDEQKRRLSERLERPDKYWKYNPGDVAERKLWPAYQEAYQAMLDRTSTDYAPWFVIPCDKKWYSRLAINELLIEALKGMKLEWPPADFDVEAEKKKLAEA
- the aceA gene encoding isocitrate lyase — encoded protein: MSNVGQPKSPEEIQKDWDTNPRWKGITRTYTPADVVALQGSVVEEATLARRGAEVLWNQLHDMEFVNALGALTGNMAVQQVRAGLKAIYLSGWQVAGDANLSGHTYPDQSLYPANSVPQVVRRINNALMRADEIAKVEGDTSIENWLAPIVADGEAGFGGALNVYELQKAMIAAGVAGSHWEDQLASEKKCGHLGGKVLIPTQQHIRTLTSARLAADVADVPTVVIARTDAEAATLITSDVDDRDKPFVTGERTAEGFYRVKNGLEPCIARAKAYAPYSDLIWMETGTPDLELAAKFAEGVKSEFPDQMLAYNCSPSFNWRKHLDDATIAKFQKELGAMGFKFQFITLAGFHALNYSMFDLAYGYARNQMSAYVELQEREFDAEERGYTATKHQREVGAGYFDRIATTVDPTSSTTALAGSTEEGQFH
- a CDS encoding 3-hydroxybutyryl-CoA dehydrogenase; the encoded protein is MSSQKSIERVGVVGAGQMGSGIVEVCAKAGANVVVYEPTDALINAGRDRVTSSLERATSKGKLSEADRDATLARLTFTTDLAGLSDRQLVIEAVVEDEAVKGKIFAQLDELITDPDAVLASNTSSIPIMKIAAATKNPSRVLGLHFFNPVPVLPLVELVNTLVTSEDAIARVEQFAGEVLGKKVVRCGDRSGFVVNALLVPYLLSAIRMVEAGVATIEDVDTAIVAGLSHPMGPLRLSDLIGLDTMKLIADSMYDELKDAHYAPPPLLLRMVEAGQLGKKSGQGFYSY
- the ramB gene encoding acetate metabolism transcriptional regulator RamB; this translates as MAKTFVGSRIRQLRSERGFSQAALAQMLEISPSYLNQIEHDVRPLTVAVLLRITEVFGVDATFFSSEDDTRLVAELREVTMDRDLDLDVDMTEVADIVGTHPAIARAIVNLHRRYRITTAQLAAATEDRFNLNAGGSGSASISMPHEEVRDYFYQRQNYLHELDTAAEDLTIRMRMHRAELSRELSDRLTMVHGVHIIRRIDMGDTVLHRYDPVARTLEISNHLSSGQQVFKMATELAYLECGDLINKLVDEGKFTSEESQKLARLGLASYFAAATVLPYGQFHNMAENFRYDIERLSAFYQVSYETICHRLSTLQRPSMRGVPFSFVRVDKAGNMSKRQSATGFHFSSAGGTCPLWNVYETFSNPGKILVQIAQMPDGQNYMWVARTVERRASRYGQPVKTFAIGLGCEMRHAGRLVYSKGLDLSSDSATPIGAGCRVCERDNCPQRAFPALGRALDLDEHRSTVSPYLVKES
- a CDS encoding carboxymuconolactone decarboxylase family protein, encoding MGQRIPPGDRRELGLLNWGISRLGARSIRAPHMHLFEVLGRHKLLFLSFLPYSGVLLNWGKLPKRDKELVILRVGHLRSSEYELQQHRRLARSRGVDSVLQDKIFAGPTAEGLTDRQRSLLTAVDEFILNRDLSDDTFATLSTHLSREQVIEFCALAGHYDAIAGILATLRVPMDFPD
- a CDS encoding cyclopropane mycolic acid synthase family methyltransferase, encoding MVDVDTDLTPYYEESQSIYDVSDDFFALFLGPTMGYTCGYYERDDMTLDESQAAKFDLALAKLNLQPGMTLLDVGCGWGGALEMAVQKYDVNVIGITLSKNQSEFARKRLAKLDTNRSIEVRLQGWEEFDEPVDRIVSIGAFEAFKVERYPLFFQKAYELLPDDGRMLLHTILAHTQKFFRDNGIKVTISDLKFMKFIEQEIFPGGRLPAVEDIEQLALDSGFTLERIHLLQHHYARTLDMWAAKLVANRDEAVAITSTEIYDRYMKYLTGCADFFRRGITNIGQFTLVKG